Proteins from a single region of Alphaproteobacteria bacterium LSUCC0719:
- the fabZ gene encoding 3-hydroxyacyl-ACP dehydratase FabZ, translating to MTEQITELDIDQIQKRIPHRPPMLLIERVEDIVHDTSAVGIKMVSIGEPFFAGHFPDYPIMPGVLIVEAMAQTAACLASVTLGNETDDKLVFFATIDKVKFRKPVRPGALLKLHVEKVSARGPLWKFTGHATVDGVKTSEAEFAAMIVDPQR from the coding sequence ATGACCGAGCAGATCACCGAGCTTGATATTGATCAGATCCAGAAACGGATTCCCCACCGGCCACCAATGCTGTTGATTGAGCGTGTCGAAGATATTGTCCATGACACCAGCGCTGTCGGCATAAAGATGGTCAGTATCGGGGAGCCGTTCTTTGCCGGGCATTTTCCGGATTATCCAATCATGCCGGGTGTGCTGATTGTCGAGGCGATGGCACAGACCGCCGCCTGCCTGGCAAGTGTAACGCTTGGGAATGAAACCGATGACAAGCTTGTGTTCTTTGCCACCATCGACAAGGTGAAGTTTCGCAAACCAGTTCGCCCAGGCGCGCTTTTGAAACTGCATGTCGAGAAGGTCAGTGCGCGCGGCCCCCTATGGAAATTCACCGGTCATGCTACGGTTGACGGGGTGAAAACATCGGAAGCGGAGTTTGCCGCCATGATTGTTGACCCGCAGCGCTGA
- a CDS encoding LpxI family protein: protein MDRRVGKLAVIAGQGSLPQALADSARHQGHDVVIFAVDGQADAVFSGYQTVVVPLGAIGRTRDLLVENGCTSVVMAGKIRRPSLAQLKPDAAAVKILAKVVGRGDDALLRAIAGYFAEAGIETIAPDRLMTRASMPPGVLAGALDPDMQPDIDLGVAVLSALGDHDVGQSAIIQDQRVIAIEAAEGTDAMLARAAALLDATAPAAVFVKCRKIGQDDRLDVPVVGVETLRQAAAAGVGVLALQAQAVMLAAAPEELADIAEELKLTVVGI from the coding sequence ATGGATCGCAGGGTCGGCAAACTGGCAGTCATTGCGGGTCAGGGCAGCCTGCCGCAGGCGCTTGCGGACAGTGCCCGACATCAGGGCCATGATGTGGTGATCTTTGCGGTGGACGGGCAGGCGGATGCGGTGTTTTCCGGCTATCAGACCGTGGTCGTTCCGCTCGGCGCGATTGGCCGGACACGTGATCTGCTTGTCGAGAATGGATGCACCAGTGTGGTTATGGCAGGCAAGATTCGTCGGCCGTCACTGGCCCAGCTGAAGCCGGATGCCGCGGCGGTGAAAATACTTGCAAAGGTGGTGGGGCGCGGCGACGACGCTCTGCTTCGGGCCATTGCCGGTTATTTTGCTGAAGCCGGGATCGAAACCATCGCCCCGGACAGGCTGATGACGCGGGCCAGCATGCCACCGGGCGTTCTTGCCGGTGCCCTTGACCCCGACATGCAGCCGGATATCGATCTTGGCGTTGCCGTGTTGTCCGCGCTTGGGGATCATGATGTCGGGCAATCGGCCATCATTCAGGATCAGCGGGTGATTGCCATCGAGGCTGCTGAAGGAACCGACGCGATGCTGGCGCGCGCTGCCGCACTTCTGGATGCAACAGCGCCAGCCGCGGTTTTTGTCAAATGCAGGAAGATCGGGCAGGATGACAGGCTGGATGTGCCGGTTGTCGGTGTAGAAACATTGCGCCAGGCCGCAGCGGCGGGTGTTGGCGTGCTGGCGTTGCAGGCACAGGCGGTAATGCTGGCGGCTGCGCCAGAGGAACTTGCTGACATTGCTGAAGAGCTGAAGCTGACGGTGGTTGGAATTTGA
- the lpxA gene encoding acyl-ACP--UDP-N-acetylglucosamine O-acyltransferase produces the protein MTVSIHPTAIVDPGATLGEQVSIGPYCVVGQHAVLGDRVTLHAHVVIEGRTMLGADSEVYPFAVLGAPPQHTRFAGEDSTLEIGHHCVIREHVTMHPGTAIDSMRTRVGNHGLFLVASHVAHDCVVGDHVIFANNASLGGHAKIGNHVMMGGFATVQQWCRVGDHAMIASQTAVDSDVIPFGIAVGNRACLTGINVIGMSRRGFADESVSRLRSLYRELFRGDGLFKDRLDTARLSYDGSAEAAQIFAFLEDAGKNGVCQAASRQGS, from the coding sequence ATGACCGTTTCCATCCACCCGACTGCGATTGTCGACCCCGGTGCCACACTCGGCGAACAGGTCAGCATTGGTCCCTATTGTGTGGTTGGACAGCATGCGGTGCTTGGCGACAGAGTGACGTTGCACGCCCATGTTGTCATCGAGGGGCGGACAATGCTTGGCGCGGACAGCGAGGTGTATCCCTTTGCCGTTCTGGGCGCACCGCCGCAACACACGCGCTTTGCCGGCGAGGATTCAACGCTCGAGATCGGGCATCACTGTGTGATCAGGGAACATGTCACCATGCATCCCGGCACCGCTATCGATTCCATGCGCACGCGCGTTGGCAATCATGGCTTGTTTCTGGTGGCCTCGCATGTGGCGCATGATTGTGTGGTCGGGGATCATGTCATCTTTGCCAATAACGCGTCGCTTGGCGGGCATGCCAAGATCGGCAACCACGTGATGATGGGAGGGTTCGCCACGGTCCAGCAATGGTGCCGGGTCGGTGACCATGCCATGATTGCCTCGCAGACAGCGGTCGACAGCGATGTGATTCCGTTTGGCATCGCGGTTGGCAATCGCGCCTGTCTGACCGGGATCAATGTGATCGGGATGAGCCGCCGCGGCTTTGCCGACGAGAGCGTCTCGCGGCTTCGCAGCCTGTATCGCGAGCTGTTTCGTGGCGATGGCCTGTTCAAAGACCGTCTTGATACGGCGCGCCTGTCCTATGATGGCAGTGCCGAAGCCGCACAGATTTTCGCTTTCCTGGAAGATGCAGGTAAGAATGGTGTCTGCCAGGCTGCCTCAAGACAGGGGTCTTGA
- a CDS encoding OmpH family outer membrane protein translates to MSSGGFLAFLTGIVLVLSLTFGDVIAASAQQPGQSGADLPNAAAVDRAVADNTARNAIARIGLIDLDGVLRASAGAARVRELLDEQRLEFQREFAARETALQEAERKLVAKRAELDEAEFARRLADFEASVTQIQKEIQYRREAIDVAFQEAQSKLRGLAIQIVTDLAQERQLDLVLFRESALIFLPDLNLSDEVLRRLDERTKNARIEVTVSPAVTKE, encoded by the coding sequence TTGTCTTCCGGTGGTTTCCTTGCTTTCCTGACGGGTATTGTCCTCGTCCTGAGCCTGACGTTTGGCGATGTTATCGCGGCGTCTGCTCAGCAACCGGGGCAGTCTGGCGCGGATCTGCCCAACGCGGCGGCGGTTGATCGCGCAGTTGCCGATAATACGGCCAGAAATGCGATCGCACGGATTGGGCTGATTGATCTTGACGGGGTGTTGAGAGCGTCTGCCGGTGCAGCGCGCGTGCGTGAACTCCTTGATGAACAGAGGCTCGAATTTCAGCGTGAATTTGCCGCGCGTGAGACGGCTCTGCAGGAGGCTGAGCGCAAGCTCGTGGCCAAGCGAGCAGAGCTTGACGAAGCGGAATTTGCGCGTCGGCTTGCCGACTTCGAGGCCTCGGTGACGCAGATCCAGAAAGAGATCCAATATCGGCGTGAGGCCATTGACGTCGCCTTTCAGGAGGCGCAGTCAAAGCTTCGCGGCCTGGCAATCCAGATTGTCACCGACCTGGCACAGGAACGCCAGCTTGACCTTGTTCTGTTTCGTGAATCGGCGTTGATCTTCCTGCCGGATCTCAACCTTTCCGATGAGGTTCTGCGTCGGTTGGACGAGCGGACAAAGAATGCCCGGATCGAAGTGACCGTCAGTCCTGCTGTCACGAAGGAATGA
- the lpxB gene encoding lipid-A-disaccharide synthase, giving the protein MTAPVFILAGEPSGDRLAASLMRAVEAGYGPQSWIGVGGPSMRAEGLKSSHNMDQLTVMGFGSALAAYPRLSKFADRLVEDIVAARPRLVITVDVKGFSLRLAARLRRRMATAGWSAPIIHVVAPTVWAWGAWRRHRVARAVDGLLCLFPFEPDYFLPLGVEAHFIGHPEAFNPAYDSPRRPPADDGDRPHLVILPGSRRSEIQHLLRPMLQTLHHLRDTHPQITATIPTLPLMRADIEAVLGEVPGLSPVVTLDAEEGALFRALGHGDAVLAASGTVTLQTALYGVPGVSCYITSGLSAAIGRRLVRMDRVILPNAILDRQVYPFLFQQAATPGEMTRAMLKVLNDNEATPRARQHADELRRILRGTSDSFEDNVTRALAGWLSPPKV; this is encoded by the coding sequence TTGACGGCACCTGTCTTTATCCTGGCTGGCGAGCCATCCGGCGACAGGCTGGCAGCCAGCCTGATGCGCGCGGTTGAAGCCGGCTATGGGCCACAAAGCTGGATTGGGGTTGGCGGGCCCTCCATGCGCGCCGAAGGGTTGAAATCCAGCCACAATATGGACCAGTTGACTGTCATGGGATTCGGGTCGGCTCTGGCCGCTTACCCAAGACTGTCAAAATTTGCCGACAGGCTTGTCGAGGACATTGTCGCCGCCAGGCCACGTCTTGTCATCACCGTGGATGTAAAGGGATTCTCGTTGCGTCTGGCGGCGCGGCTACGCCGCCGCATGGCAACAGCAGGCTGGTCAGCGCCGATTATTCACGTTGTGGCGCCAACGGTATGGGCCTGGGGTGCATGGCGGCGTCATCGCGTTGCAAGGGCCGTGGACGGGTTGCTGTGTCTGTTCCCGTTCGAGCCGGACTATTTCCTGCCGCTTGGCGTCGAGGCGCATTTCATTGGTCATCCCGAGGCCTTCAATCCGGCCTATGACAGCCCGCGCAGACCGCCTGCAGATGACGGGGACAGGCCGCATCTTGTGATTCTGCCGGGAAGCCGGCGCTCGGAAATCCAGCATTTGCTGCGGCCCATGCTGCAGACCCTGCACCATCTGCGTGACACCCATCCGCAGATCACGGCGACAATTCCCACCCTGCCACTCATGCGTGCTGATATAGAGGCTGTCCTCGGCGAGGTTCCGGGCCTTTCACCTGTGGTCACGCTCGACGCGGAGGAGGGCGCGCTGTTCCGCGCCCTTGGGCACGGCGATGCCGTCCTCGCGGCTTCAGGCACAGTGACCCTTCAGACAGCGCTCTATGGTGTTCCGGGTGTCAGCTGTTACATCACATCCGGCCTGTCGGCCGCCATTGGACGGCGTCTTGTCAGGATGGACAGGGTGATCCTTCCCAACGCCATTCTGGACCGGCAGGTATATCCCTTCCTGTTCCAGCAAGCGGCGACACCAGGCGAGATGACGCGGGCAATGCTGAAGGTGCTGAATGACAATGAGGCTACGCCGCGCGCAAGACAGCACGCGGATGAATTGCGGCGGATCCTTCGCGGCACTTCCGACAGCTTTGAGGACAATGTGACACGCGCCCTTGCAGGGTGGCTGTCACCACCCAAGGTTTAA
- the lpxD gene encoding UDP-3-O-(3-hydroxymyristoyl)glucosamine N-acyltransferase — MAIDPHFFSVTAQQASKLAQLVGCEVRGDGDLMVTNAAPVELAGAGDLTFLGDDMGPDVMSRLGAAIVVTTADLSSALPESCVCLLSDKPRRDFAKALAALVTDRPDDWLDQPSGAMPGVQIGPGATIGVDVEIGDGSIIAPGAVIHSGVRIGRQCRVDAHAVLSHCVLGDNVVVGAATVIGGPGFGFEVTPDGPVHLPHVGTVTIGEASRIGAGCAIDRGTLGVTAIGCQVMIDNHVHIAHNCQLGDRAVLAAQVGLAGGVRIGEGAMLAGQAGVSSQVAIGKGAIVMGQSGVTKDVGDDMTVVGFPATEAREAWRERAALRRLIAKSSQRKE, encoded by the coding sequence ATGGCCATTGATCCACATTTCTTTTCTGTGACCGCGCAACAGGCCTCCAAGCTGGCGCAGCTTGTCGGTTGCGAGGTGCGAGGTGATGGTGACCTCATGGTCACCAATGCCGCGCCTGTCGAGCTGGCAGGTGCGGGTGATCTGACATTTCTCGGCGATGACATGGGGCCGGATGTGATGTCACGGCTTGGCGCTGCCATTGTGGTCACAACAGCTGATCTGTCTTCGGCACTGCCGGAAAGCTGTGTCTGCCTGCTGTCGGACAAACCTCGGCGTGATTTTGCCAAGGCACTTGCCGCGCTTGTCACCGACAGACCGGATGATTGGCTTGATCAGCCATCCGGTGCGATGCCCGGCGTCCAGATCGGACCCGGCGCGACCATTGGCGTTGATGTCGAAATTGGTGATGGCTCGATCATCGCGCCGGGAGCGGTGATCCATTCCGGTGTCAGGATTGGGCGACAATGCCGCGTTGACGCCCATGCCGTGCTGTCGCATTGCGTGCTTGGGGATAACGTAGTTGTCGGGGCGGCAACCGTGATTGGTGGTCCCGGCTTTGGGTTTGAAGTTACCCCCGACGGTCCGGTTCATCTGCCTCATGTCGGCACTGTGACGATTGGCGAGGCAAGCCGCATCGGCGCTGGATGTGCGATTGACCGTGGCACGCTTGGCGTGACGGCAATCGGATGTCAGGTGATGATCGACAATCATGTCCACATTGCGCATAACTGCCAGCTTGGCGACCGCGCGGTTCTGGCCGCACAGGTAGGACTTGCCGGTGGTGTGAGGATTGGCGAGGGCGCGATGCTGGCCGGACAGGCGGGGGTCAGCTCGCAGGTTGCCATAGGAAAGGGGGCGATTGTCATGGGGCAGTCCGGCGTCACCAAGGATGTCGGCGATGACATGACAGTTGTCGGGTTCCCGGCCACAGAGGCACGTGAAGCCTGGCGTGAACGTGCCGCGCTTCGTCGCCTGATTGCCAAATCAAGTCAGAGGAAAGAATAG